One window of the Petroclostridium xylanilyticum genome contains the following:
- a CDS encoding FMN-binding protein, which produces MKKLFVIMLCTLLIVGTVIGCARAGTQPSPAPSPTPAASPTPVPSPTASPTPVPPAAGTAQGLKDGTYEAESTRSEKGWYKGKVTIKDGKFTVMEFTKYDSEGEKVDLTQYKYPQGVEAVQTYPKKFIEVQDASKVDKISGATTTYNAFQEIIGKIRQQAAK; this is translated from the coding sequence ATGAAGAAACTATTCGTAATCATGCTATGTACATTACTAATTGTTGGTACAGTAATTGGTTGCGCAAGGGCAGGTACACAACCTTCGCCAGCACCATCGCCAACTCCGGCAGCATCGCCAACACCGGTACCATCACCGACAGCATCGCCAACACCGGTACCACCGGCTGCCGGAACTGCTCAAGGTTTAAAGGATGGTACTTACGAGGCTGAGTCTACCCGCAGTGAAAAAGGATGGTATAAAGGCAAAGTCACTATTAAAGATGGTAAATTTACTGTCATGGAATTTACAAAATATGACAGCGAGGGTGAAAAGGTGGACTTAACGCAGTACAAATATCCACAAGGAGTGGAAGCAGTTCAAACATATCCAAAAAAGTTTATAGAAGTCCAGGATGCTTCAAAAGTTGATAAAATTTCAGGTGCAACAACTACTTATAACGCATTTCAGGAAATCATAGGAAAAATCAGGCAACAGGCAGCAAAATAA
- a CDS encoding FMN-binding protein — MKKVLLMGVTSLLVLSMLAGCGTKQAEAPKNAAQEPAKEATKETPKKTQQSESGVSYKDGTYKATYSHLDSHGWRPLVEVTISGGKITKAAMNYAKPDGKLKSDDADYAKNMKAKSGITPAEAYAKMNEDLVAKQDIAKVDVVTGATSSSEFFKELVAKALEKAKTGDTTETVLPMNDTYKAADKPDERGWKAELAVTFKDGKIEKVVYNEVNDKGEKKRESKEYNDKMKEKSGITAADAQAALENALMKSQDLEKVDVVTGATSTSKRFQELAKQIAAQRVEYKK, encoded by the coding sequence GTGAAAAAAGTATTACTCATGGGTGTTACATCTCTCTTAGTATTATCCATGCTGGCTGGTTGCGGTACTAAGCAGGCAGAAGCACCTAAAAATGCAGCCCAGGAACCAGCAAAAGAAGCAACTAAGGAGACACCAAAGAAAACACAGCAATCGGAATCAGGTGTAAGTTATAAAGACGGTACATATAAAGCAACTTACAGCCATTTAGATAGTCATGGTTGGAGACCGTTAGTAGAAGTTACTATCAGTGGCGGTAAAATTACAAAAGCTGCTATGAACTATGCTAAACCTGATGGAAAATTAAAATCTGACGATGCTGACTATGCTAAAAATATGAAAGCTAAATCCGGTATTACTCCAGCAGAAGCTTATGCGAAAATGAATGAGGACCTAGTAGCAAAGCAAGATATTGCTAAAGTTGATGTAGTTACAGGTGCTACCAGTTCATCTGAATTTTTTAAAGAACTAGTTGCTAAGGCTTTGGAAAAAGCAAAAACCGGTGATACTACCGAAACAGTATTGCCTATGAATGATACTTATAAAGCAGCTGATAAACCTGACGAACGCGGCTGGAAAGCTGAGCTTGCTGTTACTTTCAAAGATGGTAAAATTGAGAAAGTGGTTTATAATGAAGTGAACGACAAAGGTGAAAAGAAAAGAGAAAGTAAAGAATATAATGATAAGATGAAAGAAAAATCTGGCATCACTGCAGCAGATGCCCAGGCTGCTTTAGAAAATGCGTTGATGAAGAGTCAGGATCTTGAAAAGGTTGATGTTGTAACAGGTGCAACTAGTACTTCCAAGAGATTTCAAGAGTTGGCAAAACAGATTGCTGCTCAAAGGGTAGAATATAAAAAATAA
- the bioB gene encoding biotin synthase BioB — protein sequence MIKAMEEKVMNGQPISFEEAIMLMQTDDVERLFTAANRIREKFKGNKVDLCTIMNAKSGKCSENCKYCAQSGHYHTGVPEYPLVSIEEAIKMAKENEKDGAHRFSLVTSGRDLSGEDFDKVIEIYKVLKRETKLQLCASHGIISYEQAVRLREAGVTMYHHNIETSRDYFDKICDTHSYQDRIDTIKNVMAAGLDVCCGGIIGMGESMEDRIKMALEIRGLGVKSIPVNVLNPIKGTPLENAERLTPIEILKTMAVFRFIIPDGFIRYAGGRNALGELQRLGFKAGVNAALVGNYLTTVGNVISEDIRMIKEEGLEV from the coding sequence ATGATCAAAGCAATGGAAGAGAAAGTCATGAATGGTCAGCCAATAAGCTTTGAAGAAGCTATTATGCTGATGCAAACTGACGACGTGGAAAGGCTGTTCACAGCTGCAAACAGGATACGTGAGAAATTTAAGGGCAACAAGGTGGATTTGTGCACCATTATGAATGCAAAATCTGGAAAATGTTCTGAAAACTGCAAATACTGTGCACAGTCGGGCCATTATCACACAGGAGTGCCGGAATATCCGCTTGTGAGCATAGAAGAAGCTATCAAAATGGCTAAGGAAAATGAAAAAGACGGTGCTCACCGCTTTTCATTAGTCACCAGCGGAAGAGACCTTTCGGGTGAAGATTTTGATAAAGTAATTGAGATCTATAAAGTTTTGAAAAGGGAAACAAAACTACAATTATGTGCTTCTCATGGGATCATATCTTATGAACAAGCAGTAAGGCTTAGAGAAGCGGGAGTAACCATGTATCACCACAACATTGAGACAAGCCGTGATTATTTTGATAAGATTTGTGACACCCACTCCTATCAAGACAGGATAGACACTATCAAAAATGTAATGGCTGCAGGCCTGGATGTGTGCTGCGGTGGTATCATCGGGATGGGGGAAAGTATGGAGGACAGGATAAAAATGGCTTTAGAAATAAGAGGATTAGGTGTTAAATCCATTCCTGTTAACGTGCTCAATCCAATAAAAGGAACTCCTCTGGAAAATGCAGAAAGGCTAACTCCTATAGAAATTTTAAAGACTATGGCTGTGTTCCGGTTTATCATTCCTGATGGGTTTATAAGATATGCCGGAGGCAGAAATGCACTAGGGGAACTCCAAAGACTAGGGTTTAAAGCCGGGGTGAATGCAGCTCTGGTGGGAAATTATTTGACTACTGTAGGAAATGTAATATCTGAAGATATTAGAATGATAAAAGAAGAGGGTTTGGAAGTTTGA
- a CDS encoding biotin transporter BioY, translating to MNFKTKDMILVALFAALTAIGGFINIKVYAVPLTLQLFFCSFAGILLGARLGMMSQLIYVMVGLIGIPVFVYGGGPAYVLNPTFGYLIGFIVAAYVMGKIVETFKELSFISMIISVMTGFVIAYAIGIPYFYAIYNFYLGKSLPFLKSITMMTPYMVKDLILAFVVALTAWRVLPILRSTGIVPAPKKISA from the coding sequence ATGAATTTCAAGACAAAGGATATGATTTTAGTGGCATTATTTGCTGCATTGACAGCCATAGGAGGTTTTATTAATATCAAAGTATACGCAGTTCCCTTAACACTGCAACTGTTTTTTTGTTCCTTTGCAGGTATTTTGCTAGGCGCAAGACTCGGAATGATGTCTCAGCTAATTTATGTAATGGTAGGATTAATAGGAATTCCCGTATTTGTATACGGAGGTGGACCGGCATATGTGCTTAATCCGACTTTTGGATATTTAATAGGATTTATTGTTGCAGCTTATGTGATGGGTAAAATTGTTGAAACCTTCAAGGAACTAAGCTTTATAAGCATGATTATTTCTGTAATGACAGGATTTGTTATAGCTTATGCAATTGGAATTCCATATTTTTATGCTATATATAACTTCTACCTTGGCAAATCTTTACCTTTTCTAAAGAGTATAACCATGATGACACCTTATATGGTTAAAGATTTGATATTAGCTTTTGTTGTTGCGCTAACAGCATGGAGAGTACTTCCTATATTAAGAAGTACCGGAATAGTTCCGGCACCCAAAAAAATAAGTGCTTAA
- a CDS encoding spore coat protein: MYSLGMSSDTQLNEKEILTDMLQGAKHMAACYINAALECSNDVTRESLAKLAREKVRDAGLIYKVMSQKGWYKVEPAKDVRKSTSINPDNIQ, translated from the coding sequence ATGTATTCTTTAGGCATGTCCAGTGATACGCAATTGAATGAAAAAGAGATTTTAACCGATATGCTGCAAGGGGCAAAGCATATGGCTGCTTGCTATATAAATGCAGCACTGGAATGCAGCAATGATGTAACAAGAGAATCCCTTGCAAAACTGGCACGGGAAAAGGTAAGAGATGCCGGCTTGATATATAAAGTTATGAGCCAAAAAGGGTGGTATAAGGTAGAGCCCGCAAAAGATGTACGGAAATCTACAAGTATCAATCCGGATAATATCCAGTAA
- a CDS encoding homocitrate synthase, protein MEVYIVDTTLRDGEQKAGLALGSKDKIEIAKILDRIGVYQIEAGTPAMGGDEKKSIEKMMELNLKSKISAWNRMNLKDIEQSVECGVDIIHISVPSSDIHIKSKLNKDRIWVVNNMKRCICFAKEKGFEVTIGLEDASRADFMFLIHICEIALSLGVRRIRYADTVGILHPQRIFEEVKQICTTVDVDVGIHVHNDFGMAVANSIAAVQGGAKYVDCTIGGIGERAGNCNYVQFIKALDAFSYINKKTDIKNLKEAEREIRNIFNSPLFTRH, encoded by the coding sequence ATGGAGGTTTACATTGTAGATACTACGCTGCGTGATGGAGAGCAGAAGGCCGGGTTGGCGCTTGGAAGCAAGGACAAAATTGAAATTGCTAAAATCCTCGACAGAATAGGTGTCTATCAAATTGAAGCAGGTACACCGGCTATGGGTGGGGACGAGAAAAAAAGTATAGAAAAAATGATGGAACTCAATTTGAAAAGTAAGATATCTGCATGGAACAGGATGAACCTTAAAGACATTGAACAGTCAGTGGAATGTGGTGTGGATATTATCCACATTTCGGTACCGTCGTCGGATATTCATATCAAGTCAAAATTGAATAAAGATAGGATCTGGGTAGTGAATAATATGAAAAGGTGTATTTGCTTTGCTAAAGAAAAAGGCTTTGAAGTAACAATTGGACTTGAGGATGCTTCCAGGGCTGATTTTATGTTTTTAATTCATATCTGTGAAATAGCGTTGAGTCTGGGGGTTCGGCGGATAAGATATGCAGACACGGTAGGTATATTACATCCACAAAGGATATTTGAAGAAGTGAAGCAAATATGCACAACGGTAGATGTAGATGTGGGAATACATGTGCACAATGATTTTGGAATGGCGGTAGCAAATTCCATTGCTGCAGTACAGGGTGGGGCAAAATATGTTGATTGTACTATTGGAGGAATCGGGGAAAGAGCAGGGAATTGTAATTATGTTCAGTTCATCAAAGCGTTGGATGCATTTTCATACATTAATAAAAAAACAGACATAAAGAATTTAAAGGAAGCAGAAAGAGAGATAAGAAATATTTTTAACAGTCCATTATTTACAAGGCATTGA
- a CDS encoding homocitrate synthase/isopropylmalate synthase family protein — translation MAVVLDEKLKFITDRTIPEILKFNRNIRKKDLLKFCIMLGKLGVDFIEINRDAFEKIEVLLRGMEFIYRIEDEKDIAICADNHFKHCVVNCKQFLYSQFELVQRLKAANITIEINLNDISRGYKLTRLRSFIDFSNIYCLRIYGLNKFILPEGISMAKKIKESLNVKVDVCPENKYFMATAIAVEGIRHDADFITTAFAGYGGRYGFAALEEVLLALQIIDSLKIDGDTGLFPQVCKLYRGLTGIDIPKMKPILGEDIFKYESGIHADGIEKNPCNYEPYEPDKVGQKRRLVLGKHSGTRAVVSKLRELGVNHENIDISRVLGKIREKSIELKREIFDHELIQICEDNSFGRLKKAI, via the coding sequence ATGGCTGTTGTTTTAGACGAAAAATTAAAATTTATTACTGACAGGACAATTCCTGAAATTTTAAAATTTAACAGAAATATTAGAAAAAAAGATTTGTTAAAGTTTTGTATCATGCTTGGCAAACTGGGTGTTGATTTTATAGAGATCAACAGGGATGCTTTTGAAAAGATAGAAGTTCTGCTCCGGGGTATGGAATTTATTTATAGAATTGAAGATGAGAAGGATATAGCAATATGTGCCGATAACCATTTTAAACATTGTGTAGTGAATTGCAAACAATTTTTATATAGTCAGTTTGAGCTTGTACAAAGGCTAAAAGCTGCCAATATAACCATCGAAATTAATCTGAATGATATAAGCCGGGGATACAAATTGACCCGTTTAAGAAGCTTTATAGATTTTAGCAATATATACTGCCTAAGAATTTACGGGTTAAACAAATTCATATTACCTGAAGGGATAAGTATGGCTAAGAAAATCAAAGAAAGCCTGAATGTGAAAGTGGATGTTTGCCCTGAAAACAAATATTTTATGGCTACGGCAATAGCAGTGGAAGGGATAAGGCATGATGCAGATTTTATAACTACTGCTTTTGCAGGGTATGGAGGCAGATATGGATTTGCTGCTCTGGAGGAAGTACTGTTAGCACTGCAAATAATAGATAGCTTGAAAATAGATGGAGATACCGGACTATTCCCTCAAGTATGTAAACTATATAGAGGACTCACAGGGATAGATATACCAAAAATGAAGCCAATTTTAGGTGAAGACATTTTTAAATATGAGTCAGGAATTCATGCAGATGGTATAGAAAAGAACCCTTGTAACTACGAGCCTTATGAGCCGGATAAAGTCGGGCAAAAGAGGAGGCTGGTCCTGGGAAAACATTCAGGAACAAGGGCGGTAGTAAGTAAGTTAAGAGAACTCGGGGTTAATCACGAAAATATAGATATATCCCGTGTGTTAGGGAAAATTAGAGAAAAAAGCATTGAACTGAAGCGGGAAATTTTTGACCATGAATTAATTCAGATTTGTGAAGATAATTCATTCGGCAGATTAAAAAAGGCAATTTAG
- a CDS encoding 2Fe-2S ferredoxin — MVKPKYHIFVCTSSRPNGQQKGFCHSKAGVEIVSRFMEEIEERELSDEVMVTNTGCFGICNKGPIVVIYPEGTWYGNVSPNDVQEIVESHIENNQKVERLEI; from the coding sequence GTGGTAAAGCCAAAATATCATATTTTTGTTTGTACAAGTTCAAGACCTAATGGTCAGCAGAAGGGATTTTGCCATTCCAAAGCTGGCGTTGAGATTGTGAGCAGATTTATGGAGGAAATTGAAGAACGGGAGTTAAGTGATGAAGTAATGGTTACCAATACGGGATGTTTCGGAATATGCAATAAAGGCCCTATTGTGGTAATATACCCGGAAGGGACCTGGTATGGCAATGTATCTCCTAACGATGTACAAGAGATTGTTGAGTCTCATATTGAAAATAATCAAAAAGTAGAAAGATTGGAGATATAA
- the nifB gene encoding nitrogenase cofactor biosynthesis protein NifB: MKNRNFVNLNINPCKMCMPMGAVMAFKGIENSMMILHGSQGCSTYIRRHMATHYNEPIDIASSSLTEQGTVYGGAENLKKGIKNVMKLYNPQIIGVATTCLAETIGEDISRIVTEFLQQENIRDVTVIPVSTPGYGGTQFEGYYSALKEIIKSIARDTTKNNKINIIAANLNPADIRHIKEILKLFNIEYILLPDISTTLDAPYSKEYRRIPEGGTKISDIESMAGSIATIEMSITIDDRYSPGKYLEETFGVPLYKCSIPMGLRNTDEFMNLISQICGRPIPQQLKEERGRYLDGMIDSHKYNAEGRAVVFGEPEQVYAVTRLCCENGIKPLLIATGTKSELLNSYLKEDLDSVGEPCLILDDTDFETIQKYAKAFHANLLIGNSDGKWIEEKDGISLVRIGFPVHDRVGAQRKVNTGYDGSMRFLDDITNTLLEDKEKKYRKSMYQKYYKDGGKGEERTMRNMVQVVRPDLEIKSNDGKTATHPCYNQESHDCARMHIPVAPKCNISCNYCSRKYDCPNESRPGVTSEVLTPEQALEKFIEVKSKLENLTVVGIAGPGDALANFDKTKRALELIRQIDPEITFCLSTNGLMLPFYANDLIQLGVSHVTITINAVDPKIGAKIYKYVDYLGNRLEGEEAAWILRYNQLSGLKYLADRGVICKVNIVMIKGINDHHIQEVVRKAKECGAFMTNIMQMIPAPGSVFESMPLVSNIELNEMRKKCEVDLKQMYHCRQCRADAIGTLANDCSIHFRNKSCNASGCISQKKENEIPAKYKYRFAVASKSGMLIDQHFGHAEEFYIYEYRNGEITFIEKRSVNKYCTGTEDCDIHEDKIQKIIRTIKDCNGVLALRAGYEPIKKLKQRGIKVIQMYEEINKGIVRAVEQMETEEVCAVN; this comes from the coding sequence ATGAAGAATCGAAATTTTGTAAATCTTAATATAAACCCATGTAAAATGTGTATGCCTATGGGGGCGGTAATGGCTTTTAAGGGAATAGAGAACAGTATGATGATTCTTCACGGTTCCCAGGGCTGCAGCACATATATTAGAAGACATATGGCCACTCATTACAATGAGCCTATTGATATTGCTTCTTCATCACTTACCGAGCAGGGGACAGTATATGGAGGAGCAGAAAATCTAAAAAAGGGCATTAAAAATGTGATGAAGCTTTACAACCCGCAAATTATTGGCGTTGCTACCACATGTCTTGCGGAGACAATAGGCGAAGACATATCACGTATTGTTACAGAATTTCTGCAACAGGAAAATATACGCGATGTAACTGTTATTCCCGTTTCTACACCCGGATACGGTGGGACCCAGTTCGAAGGATATTATAGTGCACTCAAAGAGATTATAAAATCTATTGCTAGAGACACTACAAAGAATAATAAAATTAACATCATTGCGGCCAATCTAAATCCGGCAGATATTAGACACATCAAAGAAATATTGAAGCTTTTCAACATCGAATATATACTTTTACCGGACATATCCACAACATTGGATGCACCCTATTCAAAAGAATACAGAAGAATACCGGAAGGGGGGACAAAGATTTCTGACATTGAAAGCATGGCAGGTTCGATAGCGACTATTGAAATGAGTATTACAATTGATGACAGATATTCACCTGGTAAATATCTTGAAGAAACCTTTGGTGTACCATTGTATAAATGTTCAATCCCAATGGGATTAAGAAACACTGACGAATTTATGAACCTTATCTCACAAATCTGCGGCAGACCCATTCCACAGCAGTTAAAAGAAGAAAGAGGAAGATACTTGGACGGAATGATTGATTCCCATAAATATAACGCGGAAGGCAGAGCAGTTGTATTTGGAGAACCGGAACAGGTGTATGCAGTAACCCGGCTGTGTTGTGAAAATGGAATCAAGCCTTTGTTGATTGCAACCGGAACCAAAAGTGAATTATTGAACAGTTATTTAAAAGAAGACCTTGACAGTGTTGGAGAACCCTGTTTAATTCTGGATGATACTGACTTTGAAACCATACAGAAATACGCAAAAGCTTTTCATGCTAACCTTCTTATTGGAAATTCTGATGGAAAATGGATTGAAGAAAAAGATGGAATCAGCTTGGTTAGAATCGGCTTTCCTGTACATGACCGGGTAGGCGCCCAGAGGAAAGTCAATACAGGATATGATGGGTCTATGCGGTTCCTGGACGATATTACAAACACTCTTTTAGAGGATAAAGAAAAGAAATATAGAAAGAGTATGTACCAAAAATATTATAAGGATGGCGGAAAGGGGGAAGAAAGGACAATGAGAAACATGGTACAGGTTGTCAGACCAGATCTTGAAATAAAGAGTAATGACGGGAAAACTGCCACTCACCCCTGTTACAATCAGGAATCACATGATTGTGCCAGAATGCATATCCCGGTAGCTCCAAAGTGTAACATCAGCTGTAATTATTGCAGCCGAAAGTACGATTGCCCCAATGAAAGCAGACCTGGGGTAACAAGTGAAGTATTAACCCCGGAACAGGCTCTTGAAAAATTTATTGAAGTAAAAAGTAAGCTGGAAAACTTGACAGTAGTGGGAATTGCAGGACCGGGAGACGCTCTTGCCAATTTTGACAAGACCAAAAGGGCATTGGAGCTTATAAGACAGATAGATCCGGAAATAACTTTTTGTTTATCTACTAATGGTTTAATGCTGCCGTTTTATGCTAATGATTTAATTCAATTGGGAGTATCCCATGTAACCATTACCATTAACGCAGTAGACCCGAAAATTGGTGCAAAAATATATAAATATGTTGACTATCTAGGAAATAGATTAGAAGGTGAAGAAGCGGCTTGGATTCTAAGGTACAATCAACTGTCAGGGCTTAAATATCTAGCTGACAGAGGGGTTATATGTAAGGTTAATATTGTTATGATCAAAGGAATCAATGACCATCATATTCAGGAAGTAGTCAGGAAAGCAAAAGAATGCGGAGCATTTATGACCAACATCATGCAAATGATTCCGGCACCGGGGAGTGTTTTTGAAAGCATGCCCTTGGTAAGCAATATAGAATTAAATGAGATGAGGAAAAAATGCGAGGTTGATTTAAAGCAGATGTACCACTGCCGGCAGTGCCGGGCTGATGCAATTGGCACATTAGCAAATGATTGTTCCATTCATTTTAGAAACAAATCCTGTAATGCATCAGGATGTATTTCTCAAAAAAAGGAAAATGAGATACCGGCAAAATATAAATACAGGTTTGCTGTGGCTTCCAAAAGCGGAATGCTTATTGACCAGCATTTCGGTCATGCAGAAGAATTCTATATTTATGAATATAGAAACGGTGAAATCACATTTATAGAAAAGAGAAGCGTAAATAAATATTGTACAGGAACAGAAGATTGCGATATACATGAGGATAAGATTCAAAAAATCATCCGGACAATTAAGGATTGTAATGGAGTACTTGCTTTAAGAGCAGGCTATGAACCTATAAAAAAACTAAAGCAGCGGGGAATTAAAGTTATACAGATGTATGAGGAGATTAATAAGGGAATTGTACGTGCAGTAGAACAGATGGAGACTGAAGAGGTTTGTGCTGTAAATTAA
- the nifE gene encoding nitrogenase iron-molybdenum cofactor biosynthesis protein NifE, producing MKSAVAVDILKERQDFIICNSKEQAGKLKCDKDSVAGSVSQRACVYCGARVVLNPITDAFHIVHGPIGCASYTWDIRGSLSSGAETYRNSFSTDIREQDVIFGGEKKLSSAIDEIMNNFGQDAKKAPKVIFVYATCIIGVIGDDIEAVCKAAERKYNIRVIPVKSPGFAGNKSMGYKAACHALINLMGENKPDEKIEGINFLGDFNLAGEMWILINYLKQIGLKVVSKITGDGTCEEIMQAPKATLNIVQCAGSMTYLAKQMERLYDIPFIKISFFGIEDTKLSLMRIAQAIGNKEIIQKTRQFIYEQEQTVQPKLNYYRSRLKGKKAAIYVGGGFKAISLIKQFNDLGMKTVMVGTQTGKEEDYEMIKNISDVGTVILDDTNPYELEKFILEKGADILVGGVKERPLAYKLGIAFCDHNHERKHPLAGFEGAVNFAKEIDLTINSPVWKLISIVN from the coding sequence ATGAAAAGTGCCGTTGCAGTTGATATTCTTAAAGAAAGGCAAGATTTCATTATTTGTAATTCCAAAGAACAGGCAGGAAAACTGAAATGTGATAAAGACAGCGTTGCAGGCTCGGTAAGCCAGAGGGCATGCGTCTATTGTGGTGCAAGAGTGGTTTTAAATCCCATAACTGATGCTTTTCATATTGTCCATGGCCCCATAGGATGTGCAAGCTATACATGGGATATCCGAGGCAGTTTGTCAAGCGGTGCGGAGACATACCGCAACAGTTTTTCCACTGATATCAGGGAACAGGATGTTATTTTTGGAGGAGAAAAGAAACTTTCCAGCGCAATTGATGAAATTATGAACAATTTTGGTCAGGATGCCAAAAAAGCTCCAAAAGTAATATTTGTCTATGCCACTTGTATTATCGGAGTTATCGGCGATGATATAGAAGCAGTATGCAAAGCAGCAGAAAGGAAATACAATATCAGGGTCATTCCTGTAAAATCTCCGGGGTTTGCAGGAAATAAATCTATGGGTTACAAAGCTGCGTGTCATGCACTCATCAACTTAATGGGAGAAAATAAACCTGACGAAAAGATAGAAGGCATCAACTTTTTGGGAGACTTTAATCTGGCAGGTGAGATGTGGATTCTCATCAATTATCTCAAACAAATCGGTCTGAAGGTTGTTTCAAAAATTACAGGAGACGGAACATGTGAAGAAATTATGCAGGCACCAAAAGCAACATTAAATATTGTACAATGTGCGGGTTCTATGACTTATCTTGCCAAACAGATGGAACGACTTTATGATATTCCTTTTATCAAAATCAGTTTTTTTGGAATAGAGGATACTAAACTTTCATTAATGAGGATTGCACAAGCAATAGGAAATAAGGAAATTATTCAAAAGACAAGACAATTTATTTATGAACAGGAACAGACAGTGCAGCCCAAACTGAATTATTACCGCAGCAGATTAAAAGGCAAAAAGGCTGCAATATATGTAGGTGGCGGATTTAAAGCCATTTCTCTCATTAAACAGTTTAATGACCTCGGTATGAAGACAGTAATGGTAGGAACTCAGACCGGGAAGGAAGAAGACTATGAAATGATTAAAAATATATCGGATGTTGGTACTGTCATTTTAGATGATACCAATCCCTACGAATTGGAAAAATTTATTTTGGAAAAAGGTGCGGATATCCTTGTCGGAGGTGTCAAGGAAAGACCGCTTGCATATAAATTGGGGATCGCATTTTGTGACCATAACCATGAACGGAAGCACCCTCTTGCCGGATTCGAGGGAGCAGTGAATTTTGCCAAAGAGATTGATCTGACAATCAACAGCCCGGTGTGGAAACTTATCTCAATTGTCAATTAA